The DNA sequence ATACCTGACAGCAGATTATCGTCGCATGATAGAGAATCCTGAAATGCTTGTAGAAGGTATGAAAATTGTATTAAAACTCTTTGATAATGCAAAGGGTATTTTTGGAATTGAAGATAATAAGCCAGATGCCATTGCAAAGGTGCAGGAACTGGTAAAAGATGAACCACGCATGGAAGTCTGTCCGTTACAGACAAAATATCCACAGGGTGGAGAACGTCAGTTGATTTATGCAACTACTCGCAGAGAAATCAATTCTACTATGCTTCCGGCAGATGCAGGATGTATTGTAGATAATGTAGAGACGTTGATTTCTATATATAATGCTGTAAAACTTGGAAAACCTGTTATGAATAGAATCTTTACTGTTACAGGTGATGCGGTAAAAGAGCCAGGTAACTTCAATATCTGTATTGGTATGAGTTATGCGGAGATTTTAGAAGAAGCAGGTGGCTTTAAAGAACAGCCGGAAAAGATTATTTCAGGTGGTCCAATGATGGGATTTGCTATGTTTGGACTGGATATTCCTACAACAAAGACATCATCCTCTTTACTTTGTCTTGCAAAAGATGATGTGGCAGCAAGTGAGACAACTGCATGTATTAATTGTGGACGATGCGTAGAAGCATGTCCGGAACGAATTATACCATCCAGACTTGCTAAAATGGGTGAACATGGTGACATGATCGGATTCGAAAAGTGGAATGGAATGGAATGTATTGAATGCGGAAGCTGTAGCTTTATTTGCCCAGCAAAACGTCCATTAGCACAGTCTATTAAGACAATGAAGAAACAGATACTTGCAGAGAGAAGAAAGAAAAATTAACGAAGAAAGAGGTGGCTTATTGTGAGTGATTTATATAACGTATCTTCATCACCACATGTACGTGCCAAAGATACAACAGCCAGAATCATGCTTTATGTAATTATTGCTTTATTGCCGGCAAGTGTTTTTGGTATTTGGAATTTTGGATTTAGAGCATTACTTTTAATAGCAGTTTGTATTGCAACTTGCGTAGTTTCAGAATGGCTTTTTGAATTAATAATACATAAAAAAAGCACAATTAGTGATTTGAGTGCAGTAGTAACAGGTCTGTTACTTGCATTGAACCTTCCGGTTAGTCTTCCGGTTTGGCAGGCAGTATTAGGAAGTGTATTCGCTATCGTAATTGTAAAGATGTTGTTCGGAGGTTTAGGACAGAACTTCATGAATCCTGCACTTGGTGCAAGATGTTTCTTGCTAGTATCCTTTGCAGGAACTATGACGAACTTTAACTGTGATGCTTATACTGGAGCAACTCCACTTGCAATGATGCGTAATGGCGAGAGTGTAGATACTATGAAAATGTTAATAGGTACTACCTCAGGAACCATCGGTGAGACATCTACCATAGCTATTTTGGTAGGAGCAATTATTTTGATTTTATTGGGAGTTATTGATTTAACGATTCCAGGAACCTATATTGTAACTTTTGTTGTATTTATCCTTTTATTTGGCGGACAGGGTATGGATTGGAACTATGTAACTGCACAGCTGTGTGGTGGTGGACTTATGTTGGGCGCATTCTTTATGGCAACTGACTATGTAACATCTCCGATTACTCCGCTGGGCAAGGTGGCATATGGTATTCTTCTTGGTGTCCTAACTGGATTGTTCCGTATTTTTGGTGCGAATGCAGAGGGTGTTTCTTTTGCAATTATCTTAAGCAACCTGTTAGTGCCGATTATTGAGAAGTTTACTATCCCAAGAGCATTTGGACAGAAAAAGGAGGTAAAGCAGCATGAATAAGAAAATTGTGCATGACGCGTTAATTTTAACTGCATTTACCCTGGTTCTTGGATTCATTCTTGGTGCAGTAAATGAGATTACGAAGGACCCTATTGCAAAGGCAAATAAAGCAGCACAGGATGCAGCATATCAGGAAGTATTCAAGGACGCAGATTCTTTTGAAGATAATGCAGACTTTACTGCTGAAAAAGCAGCAGAAATTATTGCAAAAAGTGATTATACCAATGATGAGATTATTGGTGTAAGTAATGCACTTGACAAATCAGGAAATGTAATTGGTTATGTAATCAATGTTACTTCCCACGAAGGAAGCCAGGCAGATATTACGTTTTCCGTAGGAATTAAGAGTGACGGAACAGTAAATGGATATTCCATTACATCTATTAGTGAAACCCCTGGATTAGGAATGCTGGTAAATGAAGATGATTTCAAAAAGCAGTTTAATGATAAGGCGGCAGAATCATTTTCTGTTGTAAAAACAGAACCTTCCGCAGACAATGAAATTGAGGCAGTTACAGGTGCAACTATTTCCTCCAAAGCAATCACTAATGGGGTAAATGCATGTCTGGTATATTTCAGCACTGCATTACAAGGAGGTAACTAAATATGAATAAGTATGTTGAAAGATTATATAATGGTATTATTAAAGAAAATCCAACCTTTGTATTAATGCTTGGTATGTGTCCGACACTTGCGGTTACATCCTCTGCAGTCAACGGACTTGGTATGGGACTTTCTACAACAGTAGTTTTGGTTATGTCCAATTTACTGATTTCTGCATTCCGTAAGATTATACCGGATGGAGTGCGTATGCCGGCATATATTGTTATTGTGGCTTCTCTGGTTACAGTAGTACAGTTCTTGATGCAGGCATATACACCTTCTTTATCAGCATCCTTGGGCGTATATATCCCATTGATTGTTGTTAACTGTATTATTTTAGGTAGAGCAGAAAGCTATGCATCTAAGAATCCGATTACACCATCTATCTTTGATGGTTTAGGAATGGGACTTGGATTTACCGTTGGTTTGACATTGATTGGTTTGGTACGTCAGATTCTTGGTTCTACGCTAGGAATTACCGTATTTGTTATGGCTCCTGGTGCTTTCCTTGTATTAGCATTTTTAGTAGCAGGTATGAATGTGGTACGTGATAAGATGGAGAAAAAAGGCAAACCATTGGCAGCTCCATCCGGATGTATTACCGGGGATTGTGCAAGTTGTTCCCAGTCAGCTATGTGTACCGGTAAATCCGTAACCAAGAAAACAGAAGAATAGGAGGCAGGAGTAGATGAAAGAATTATTAATAATTGCAATCGGCTCTGCCATTGTAAATAACGTAGTATTAAGTCAGTTCTTGGGAATTTGTCCATTCCTTGGTGTTTCTAAGAAAACAGAAACCGCAGCAGGAATGGGTGGCGCAGTAGTCTTTGTTATTACTTTGTCTTCCTTTGTAACTGCATTGATTTATAAGTTTATCCTTGCACCGCTTGATATCGCATATTTGCAAACCATCGTATTTATTTTGGTAATTGCATCTTTGGTACAGTTTGTAGAAATGTTCTTAAAGAAAAATATGCCACCGTTGTATGAATCCCTTGGGGTATATTTGCCGTTGATTACAACAAACTGTGCAGTATTAGGCGTGGCTTTAACGAATGTAAGTAAAGCATATGGAATTTTAGAAAGTGTAGTAAACGGATTAGCAACAGCAATCGGATTCTTTATTGCTATTGTAATTATGGCAGGAATCCGTGAAAAAATTGAATACAATGACATTCCGGAGCGTTTTAAAGGAACAGCCATCGTGTTAATTACAGCCAGTTTAATGTCAATCGCCTTTATGGGATTTTCAGGCATGATTTAGGAGGGAATGAATATGAATTTTACAGCAATTATCATTGCCGCCCTTGCCGTAGGCGGAACAGGTATTATCCTTGGATTTTTCCTTGGAATCTTCGGAGAAAAATTTAAAGTAGAAGTAGATCCGAGAGAAGAAGCTATTTTAGGTGTTCTTCCGGGTAACAACTGTGGTGGATGCGGTTATGCCGGATGTTCTGGATTAGCAGCAGCTATCGTCAAAGGAGAGGCTCCGGTAAACCAGTGTCCGGTTGGAGGAGCACCGGTTGCGGCTAAAGTTGGTGAAATCATGGGCATTTCCGCAGAAGAAGGTGCGAAAAAGGTTGCTTTCGTAAAATGTGCGGGAGACTGTGAGAAGGCAAAGCGCGATTACGAATATACCGGTGTAGAAGATTGTGCAGCAATGGCATTTGTACCAAATGGTGGACCAAAATCTTGTAACTATGGATGTCTTGGTTATGGAAGTTGTGTAAAGGCGTGTCCATTTGATGCAATCCACATTGTAAACGGAATTGCATTGGTAGATAAGGAAACATGTAAGGCATGTGGCAAGTGTGTAGCAGCATGTCCGAAACATCTGATTGAACTGGTACCTTACGAAGCAAAGCAGAAGGTACAGTGTAGTTCTAAGGATAAAGGTAAGGATGTAATGGCAGCATGTTCTGTAGGATGTATTGGTTGTCATCTCTGC is a window from the Roseburia sp. 499 genome containing:
- the rsxC gene encoding electron transport complex subunit RsxC, with amino-acid sequence MGLMTFRGGVHPHDGKEFSKDKPIRELLPKGELVYPISQHIGAPASPIVAVGDTVLRGQKIAEAGGFVSSPIYSSVSGTVKAIEPRRGAVGDMVNSIIIENDGEMKEVEYQPVDNIDSISKEDIINKVKEAGVVGMGGAGFPTHVKLSPKEPEKIDYIIANCAECEPYLTADYRRMIENPEMLVEGMKIVLKLFDNAKGIFGIEDNKPDAIAKVQELVKDEPRMEVCPLQTKYPQGGERQLIYATTRREINSTMLPADAGCIVDNVETLISIYNAVKLGKPVMNRIFTVTGDAVKEPGNFNICIGMSYAEILEEAGGFKEQPEKIISGGPMMGFAMFGLDIPTTKTSSSLLCLAKDDVAASETTACINCGRCVEACPERIIPSRLAKMGEHGDMIGFEKWNGMECIECGSCSFICPAKRPLAQSIKTMKKQILAERRKKN
- a CDS encoding RnfABCDGE type electron transport complex subunit D; translated protein: MSDLYNVSSSPHVRAKDTTARIMLYVIIALLPASVFGIWNFGFRALLLIAVCIATCVVSEWLFELIIHKKSTISDLSAVVTGLLLALNLPVSLPVWQAVLGSVFAIVIVKMLFGGLGQNFMNPALGARCFLLVSFAGTMTNFNCDAYTGATPLAMMRNGESVDTMKMLIGTTSGTIGETSTIAILVGAIILILLGVIDLTIPGTYIVTFVVFILLFGGQGMDWNYVTAQLCGGGLMLGAFFMATDYVTSPITPLGKVAYGILLGVLTGLFRIFGANAEGVSFAIILSNLLVPIIEKFTIPRAFGQKKEVKQHE
- a CDS encoding RnfABCDGE type electron transport complex subunit G, with translation MNKKIVHDALILTAFTLVLGFILGAVNEITKDPIAKANKAAQDAAYQEVFKDADSFEDNADFTAEKAAEIIAKSDYTNDEIIGVSNALDKSGNVIGYVINVTSHEGSQADITFSVGIKSDGTVNGYSITSISETPGLGMLVNEDDFKKQFNDKAAESFSVVKTEPSADNEIEAVTGATISSKAITNGVNACLVYFSTALQGGN
- the rsxE gene encoding electron transport complex subunit RsxE, producing MNKYVERLYNGIIKENPTFVLMLGMCPTLAVTSSAVNGLGMGLSTTVVLVMSNLLISAFRKIIPDGVRMPAYIVIVASLVTVVQFLMQAYTPSLSASLGVYIPLIVVNCIILGRAESYASKNPITPSIFDGLGMGLGFTVGLTLIGLVRQILGSTLGITVFVMAPGAFLVLAFLVAGMNVVRDKMEKKGKPLAAPSGCITGDCASCSQSAMCTGKSVTKKTEE
- the rsxA gene encoding electron transport complex subunit RsxA; translation: MKELLIIAIGSAIVNNVVLSQFLGICPFLGVSKKTETAAGMGGAVVFVITLSSFVTALIYKFILAPLDIAYLQTIVFILVIASLVQFVEMFLKKNMPPLYESLGVYLPLITTNCAVLGVALTNVSKAYGILESVVNGLATAIGFFIAIVIMAGIREKIEYNDIPERFKGTAIVLITASLMSIAFMGFSGMI
- the rnfB gene encoding RnfABCDGE type electron transport complex subunit B, whose protein sequence is MNFTAIIIAALAVGGTGIILGFFLGIFGEKFKVEVDPREEAILGVLPGNNCGGCGYAGCSGLAAAIVKGEAPVNQCPVGGAPVAAKVGEIMGISAEEGAKKVAFVKCAGDCEKAKRDYEYTGVEDCAAMAFVPNGGPKSCNYGCLGYGSCVKACPFDAIHIVNGIALVDKETCKACGKCVAACPKHLIELVPYEAKQKVQCSSKDKGKDVMAACSVGCIGCHLCEKNCPNGAVTVTDNVAHVDYEKCTGCGTCAEKCPKKIITIA